One Aspergillus oryzae RIB40 DNA, chromosome 2 genomic window carries:
- a CDS encoding uncharacterized protein (cytochrome P450 CYP4/CYP19/CYP26 subfamilies), translated as MDAKMATEIFNTTSAQPESPQSWAYKTSQLQGALPDFLAEWSAWQYVVTFLVGLVLYDQVLYLKRKGALPGPTFKIPLMGPFIQAIHPTFDGYLRQWASGPLSCVSIFHRFVVLASDRDLAHKVFKSPAYAEPCLVPVARDIIGHKAWVFLQGRDHAEYRRGLVPLFTSRAIATYLPVQERVLDDYYNQFVAATKANQGKPMAFMTLFREINCALSCRTFFGDYISDDQVKKIADDFYLATDALDLVNIPLAMYVPFTKTWLGKRTADAVHRVFAECAARCKANMAKGATPTCIVDHWVLHMMESNRYRERVAAGETNLEKPKNMIREFTNEEISDTLFTFLFASQDASSSATTWLFQILAQRPDVLDKLREENLAARGGDRNKPFDLPMLESLTYTNAVIKELLRYKPPVILVPYLATKDFPVTPDYTVPKGSMIIPSCYPALHDPEAYPNPDVFDPERWISGDAESKTKNWLVFGAGPHDCLARKYVPLSLAGMIGKASLELDWEHHPTPRSEEIRVFATLFPMDGCNLVFKRRP; from the exons ATGGACGCCAAGATGGCTACTgagatcttcaacaccaccagCGCGCAGCCTGAGTCGCCGCAGTCATGGGCCTACAAGACTTCCCAGTTGCAAGGCGCCCTACCAGATTTTCTGGCAGAATGGTCCGCCTGGCAATACGTCGTGACGTTTCTGGTTGGTTTAGTGCTGTATGATCAAG TCTTGTACCTCAAGCGAAAGGGTGCCCTCCCTGGTCCTACATTCAAAATTCCGCTCATGGGCCCATTTATCCAAGCGATTCATCCAACTTTCGACGGGTATCTTAGACAGTGGGCGAGTGGTCCTCTCAGCTGTGTATCCATCTTTCACAG ATTTGTCGTCCTCGCTTCCGACCGTGATCTAGCCCATAAGGTTTTCAAGTCACCTGCATACGCCGAGCCATGCCTTGTACCGGTTGCGAGAGACATCATAGGCCACAAAGCATGGGTTTTTCTTCAGGGTAGAGACCACGCTGAGTACCGGAGAGGTTTGGTCCCTCTGTTCACCAGCAGGGCCATAGCCACCTATCTTCCAGTCCAGGAGAGAGTATTGGATGACTACTACAACCAGTTCGTTGCCGCTACCAAGGCGAACCAAGGCAAGCCGATGGCATTCATGACCCTGTTCCGCGAAATCAACTGTGCGCTTTCCTGCCGCACCTTCTTCGGCGATTACATCTCCGATGaccaggtgaagaagattgccgaTGACTTCTACCTTGCCACTGATGCCCTCGACCTGGTCAATATTCCTCTGGCAATGTACGTCCCCTTCACCAAGACCTGGCTAGGGAAGCGGACGGCCGATGCTGTTCATCGGGTGTTCGCCGAATGTGCAGCTAGATGCAAGGCAAATATGGCGAAAGGTGCGACGCCCACGTGCATTGTGGACCATTGGGTACTCCACATGATGGAGTCCAACCGTTATCGCGAGAGAGTCGCCGCCGGGGAGACCAACTTGGAGAAACCCAAGAATATGATTCGCGAGTTCACAAACGAGGAAATCTCAGACACACTGTTCACCTTCCTCTTTGCGTCCCAGGATGCGTCCAGCAGTGCCACAACTTGGCTGTTCCAGATCCTCGCCCAGCGGCCCGATGTACTCGATAAACTGCGAGAAGAGAATCTGGCCGCGCGGGGCGGTGATAGGAACAAACCCTTCGATCTCCCCATGTTAGAATCCCTCACCTACACAAACGCAGTCATCAAGGAGCTCCTCCGTTACAAGCCACCCGTCATCCTCGTTCCCTACCTCGCAACAAAGGACTTCCCCGTAACGCCCGACTACACCGTCCCCAAGGGCTCCATGATCATCCCTTCCTGCTACCCAGCTCTCCACGACCCAGAAGCTTATCCCAACCCCGATGTCTTCGATCCCGAACGTTGGATAAGCGGAGACGCTGAGTCCAAGACCAAGAACTGGCTCGTCTTCGGTGCGGGGCCACATGACTGCCTCGCAAGAAAGTACGTACCACTGTCCTTAGCAGGTATGATTGGAAAAGCATCGTTGGAACTCGATTGGGAGCATCATCCCACGCCGAGGTCAGAGGAGATTAGGGTGTTCGCTACGCTGTTTCCGATG GATGGATGCAATCTGGTTTTCAAGAGGCGGCCTTAG